One window of the Candidatus Chryseobacterium colombiense genome contains the following:
- a CDS encoding RNA methyltransferase, with amino-acid sequence MIESFQNEKIKGLTKLITDNRHRKKSNVFVVEGDQENERAQKFNFEPVEFYICESIFKGNAPVGKIHLVSDKVYEKIAYRGSSEGIIGVYKTKNEELHSFQPKENSTIIIVEGIEKPGNLGAILRSCEAFGIDALIVSDGKTDFYNPNVIRSSVGCLFGMNVFQSENQETLDFLKKNQFNIYTTIMDETAENLPLRDFTQKSAIVFGTEHSGLSDFWFKKGQNTLIPMSGSIDSLNLSNAVAITCYETLRQKMI; translated from the coding sequence CCGAAAGAAATCGAATGTTTTTGTCGTAGAAGGTGATCAGGAAAATGAAAGAGCTCAAAAATTTAATTTTGAACCTGTGGAGTTCTATATCTGTGAAAGTATTTTCAAAGGCAATGCTCCCGTGGGAAAAATCCACTTAGTAAGTGATAAAGTATATGAAAAAATAGCATACAGAGGAAGCTCCGAAGGAATTATTGGTGTTTATAAAACCAAGAATGAAGAACTCCATTCATTTCAACCCAAAGAAAATTCAACCATTATTATTGTAGAAGGAATAGAGAAACCCGGAAATTTAGGAGCTATATTAAGAAGCTGTGAAGCCTTTGGGATAGATGCACTTATTGTTTCTGATGGAAAAACTGACTTTTATAATCCTAATGTCATCCGTTCAAGTGTAGGCTGCCTGTTTGGCATGAATGTATTTCAGTCAGAAAACCAGGAAACACTGGATTTCCTGAAAAAAAATCAATTTAATATCTATACGACCATTATGGATGAAACCGCCGAAAATTTACCTCTAAGAGATTTCACACAGAAGTCTGCCATTGTTTTTGGGACAGAACATTCGGGATTAAGTGATTTCTGGTTTAAAAAAGGACAAAATACCCTTATTCCAATGAGCGGGAGCATTGACTCTTTAAACCTAAGTAATGCTGTAGCCATTACCTGCTATGAAACATTAAGACAAAAAATGATTTAA